The Skermanella pratensis genome has a window encoding:
- the rsmI gene encoding 16S rRNA (cytidine(1402)-2'-O)-methyltransferase, with protein sequence MSPTDSTSIGAGESREGSGTGSPSKPTPGLYLVATPIGNAADITLRALSVLRAADAIACEDTRVTRKLMNAHGIGTPMISYHEHNAAKMRPVLLERLGAGETIALVSDAGTPLISDPGYKLVRDCVAAGLPVTTLPGASAPVTALVLSGLPTDRFLFAGFLPPKSAARRAAAHELAGIRATLVFFESKERLAAALADLQAVLGDREAAVARELTKMFEEVRRGRLSELAAHYAERGPPKGEIVVVVGPPEEGAGAADESSVDRALAVAMERMSVRDAASEVAAQTGWPRRQVYARALELSRNGPAEPPPEGEDDGG encoded by the coding sequence GTGTCACCGACGGACTCCACTTCGATAGGGGCGGGCGAGAGCCGGGAAGGTAGCGGGACCGGCAGCCCAAGTAAACCGACCCCCGGCCTCTACCTCGTCGCAACTCCCATCGGCAATGCCGCAGACATAACGCTGCGGGCGCTGTCGGTGTTGCGCGCGGCCGACGCGATCGCCTGCGAGGACACCCGCGTCACCCGCAAGCTCATGAACGCGCACGGCATCGGCACGCCGATGATCTCCTACCACGAGCACAACGCCGCGAAGATGCGGCCGGTGCTGCTGGAAAGGCTTGGCGCGGGGGAGACCATCGCCCTGGTCTCCGACGCCGGCACGCCGCTGATCTCCGATCCCGGATACAAGCTGGTGCGAGACTGCGTCGCGGCCGGGCTGCCGGTCACCACCCTGCCCGGGGCCAGCGCGCCGGTGACGGCGCTGGTGCTGTCGGGCCTGCCGACCGACCGCTTCCTGTTCGCCGGGTTCCTGCCGCCCAAGTCGGCCGCGCGCCGCGCCGCCGCCCACGAGCTGGCGGGCATCCGCGCGACGCTGGTCTTCTTCGAGAGCAAGGAGCGGCTGGCCGCGGCGCTGGCCGACCTGCAAGCCGTCCTGGGCGACCGCGAGGCCGCCGTGGCGCGCGAGCTGACCAAGATGTTCGAGGAGGTTCGGCGCGGCCGGCTGTCCGAGCTGGCGGCCCATTATGCCGAGCGCGGCCCGCCCAAGGGCGAGATCGTGGTCGTCGTCGGGCCGCCGGAGGAAGGCGCCGGCGCCGCCGACGAATCCTCGGTGGACCGGGCGCTGGCCGTGGCGATGGAGCGCATGAGCGTGCGCGACGCGGCCTCGGAGGTGGCGGCCCAAACCGGCTGGCCGCGCCGCCAGGTCTATGCCCGTGCCCTGGAGCTGTCCCGCAACGGTCCCGCCGAGCCGCCCCCGGAGGGAGAGGACGATGGCGGCTGA
- a CDS encoding YraN family protein has protein sequence MAADPSKGTSKSAANPVRLAAWRRGRWSEALCRLALRLKGYRILARGWRCPQGEIDIVARRGGTVAIVEVKARGSLYAAGAAVTPRQRRRLERAALAFVARNPALNGLAIRFDVMMVVPGRWPRHVTDAWREGA, from the coding sequence ATGGCGGCTGACCCTTCGAAAGGCACCTCGAAGAGCGCCGCGAACCCGGTTCGGCTGGCCGCATGGCGCCGCGGCCGCTGGTCGGAAGCGCTGTGCCGCCTGGCCCTGCGGCTGAAGGGCTACCGCATCCTGGCGCGCGGCTGGCGCTGTCCCCAGGGCGAGATCGACATCGTCGCCCGGCGCGGCGGCACCGTCGCCATCGTCGAGGTCAAGGCCCGCGGCTCCCTGTACGCGGCGGGCGCCGCCGTCACGCCGCGCCAGCGCCGGAGGCTGGAACGCGCGGCCCTGGCCTTCGTCGCCCGCAACCCCGCCCTCAACGGGCTGGCGATCCGCTTCGACGTGATGATGGTCGTTCCCGGCCGGTGGCCGCGCCACGTGACCGACGCCTGGCGGGAGGGCGCATGA
- a CDS encoding SirB1 family protein, whose protein sequence is MISRLEAKDVLRRVGTQQDEEIDLAEAALALAALEQPETELDRYRDHLSLLAREVAELNPPEEDSLEARVAALQDVLVARHGYEGDTLTYDDIQNANMMRVIDRKKGLPVALGILFIQSARAQGWSIFGLNFPGHFLVRLEYAGERIIIDPFNQGQARSVMELRDLLKIAAGADAELTPEYYATVGNRDILLRLQNNLKLRFLKADRVDKAVEVLDGMLLFAPNEATLWRESGLLNAHAGNLAAAVGALETFMELGGNDLLRHQTALLIQQLKTRLN, encoded by the coding sequence GTGATCAGCCGACTGGAAGCCAAGGACGTCCTGCGCCGCGTCGGGACCCAACAGGACGAGGAAATCGATCTGGCCGAGGCGGCGCTCGCCCTGGCCGCCCTGGAACAGCCCGAAACGGAGCTGGACCGCTATCGGGATCACCTGTCGCTGCTGGCCCGCGAGGTCGCGGAGCTGAACCCTCCCGAGGAGGACAGCCTGGAAGCGCGGGTCGCCGCCCTTCAGGACGTGCTGGTCGCCCGGCACGGCTACGAGGGCGACACGCTGACCTACGACGACATCCAGAACGCCAACATGATGCGGGTGATCGACCGGAAGAAGGGCTTGCCGGTCGCGCTCGGCATCCTGTTCATCCAGTCGGCCCGCGCCCAGGGCTGGAGCATCTTCGGCCTGAACTTTCCCGGCCATTTCCTGGTGCGGCTGGAATATGCGGGCGAGCGGATCATCATCGACCCGTTCAACCAGGGACAGGCCCGTAGCGTCATGGAACTGCGCGACCTGCTGAAGATCGCGGCCGGGGCCGATGCCGAGCTGACCCCGGAATATTACGCGACGGTGGGCAACCGGGACATCCTGCTTCGCCTGCAGAACAACCTGAAGCTCCGGTTCCTGAAGGCCGACCGGGTGGACAAGGCGGTCGAGGTGCTGGACGGCATGCTGCTGTTCGCTCCCAACGAGGCCACGCTGTGGCGTGAATCCGGCCTGCTGAACGCCCATGCCGGGAACCTGGCGGCGGCGGTGGGCGCGCTGGAGACCTTCATGGAGCTGGGCGGCAACGATCTCCTCCGCCACCAGACCGCGCTGCTGATCCAGCAACTCAAGACACGCCTCAATTGA